A DNA window from Acidobacteriota bacterium contains the following coding sequences:
- a CDS encoding ABC transporter ATP-binding protein translates to MSSSPAIDVRDVSKRYRLYGRRSQLATLKSALLGRELSLTPSTSRAALTDVDFSVERGEAFGVIGPNGSGKSTLLKLISGIIKPTRGEIVVDGRVSALIELGAGFHPEISGRENVYINGIMLGLSRKEIDDRFDRIVEFAGIGEYLDQPVRTYSSGMYVRLGFSVAIHVDPDILLVDEVLSVGDEDFSQKCVARLQEMHRQGVTMLFVTHQLDLVRKLCDRAIWLEHGRVARIGDPIRVVDDYLQHVAGGEPADSEEKEKEEEPSEELTEEERWGSGEVVLRRVSLVDDRGRQLVALGGPTPVTIEIDIEAREAIEDCVFGIGIFHVDGTCVYGTNSEIEGWLSTRVAGRGQIRFTMPSLSLVAGRYRIDAAAHSRNGRAYDYRRGVIRFVVGSRFSDAGVYRPEHEWSFTGGVEMENRYSGESRVPKPIAESIESAADPDVPDAPFRKRPRRRKPPEEKK, encoded by the coding sequence GTGAGCTCGTCACCCGCCATCGACGTCCGCGACGTCTCGAAGCGCTATCGACTCTACGGTCGTCGCTCACAGCTCGCCACCCTCAAGAGCGCCCTTCTGGGCCGTGAGCTGTCGCTCACGCCATCCACGTCGAGAGCCGCACTCACCGACGTCGATTTCTCCGTCGAGCGGGGCGAGGCATTCGGCGTCATCGGCCCGAACGGCTCCGGAAAATCGACCCTTCTGAAACTGATCTCCGGGATCATCAAACCGACGCGTGGCGAGATCGTCGTCGATGGCCGCGTCTCCGCATTGATCGAGCTCGGCGCCGGGTTCCATCCCGAGATCAGCGGCCGCGAGAATGTCTACATCAACGGCATCATGCTCGGTCTTTCGAGAAAGGAGATCGACGACCGGTTCGACCGTATCGTCGAGTTCGCCGGAATCGGAGAGTACCTGGACCAGCCGGTTCGAACCTATTCGTCCGGCATGTACGTCCGGCTCGGCTTCTCCGTCGCAATTCACGTCGATCCCGACATTCTGCTCGTCGACGAGGTTCTCTCGGTCGGCGACGAAGATTTCTCCCAGAAGTGCGTCGCCCGGCTCCAGGAGATGCACCGTCAGGGCGTCACCATGCTCTTCGTCACCCACCAGCTCGATCTCGTCCGCAAGCTCTGCGATCGCGCGATCTGGCTCGAGCACGGCCGCGTCGCGCGAATCGGCGATCCGATCCGGGTCGTCGACGACTATCTCCAGCACGTCGCCGGTGGCGAGCCCGCCGATTCCGAGGAGAAGGAGAAGGAAGAGGAACCGAGCGAGGAGCTGACCGAGGAGGAACGATGGGGTTCGGGTGAGGTTGTCCTTCGCCGCGTCTCGCTCGTCGATGATCGTGGCCGCCAGCTCGTCGCCCTCGGAGGACCGACCCCCGTCACCATCGAGATCGACATCGAGGCACGCGAGGCCATCGAGGACTGCGTCTTCGGGATCGGGATCTTCCACGTCGACGGAACCTGCGTCTACGGCACGAACTCCGAGATCGAAGGGTGGCTCTCGACGCGCGTCGCCGGTCGCGGACAAATCCGGTTCACGATGCCCTCGCTGTCGCTCGTCGCCGGGCGTTACCGGATCGACGCCGCGGCACACTCCCGGAATGGGCGCGCCTATGACTACCGGCGTGGTGTGATCCGTTTCGTCGTCGGTTCGCGCTTTTCAGATGCTGGAGTGTACCGCCCGGAGCATGAATGGTCATTTACAGGCGGCGTCGAGATGG